One sulfur-oxidizing endosymbiont of Gigantopelta aegis genomic region harbors:
- a CDS encoding SecY-interacting protein Syd → MNSNTIMSDIKNTDISAQASKFNNTLDNFFKRFINVVNAETGESPITKHEPDWPSECQQGDAFLSETMQDSIHWLPIQREANYSGPHCQDSFLKY, encoded by the coding sequence ATGAACTCAAATACAATCATGTCAGACATCAAAAACACCGATATTTCAGCACAGGCAAGTAAATTTAATAACACCCTGGATAATTTTTTTAAACGCTTTATTAATGTTGTGAATGCAGAAACAGGCGAATCACCTATCACTAAACATGAGCCTGATTGGCCATCAGAGTGCCAGCAAGGTGATGCCTTTCTTTCTGAAACAATGCAAGATTCGATACACTGGTTACCGATTCAAAGAGAAGCCAATTACAGTGGACCCCATTGTCAAGACAGCTTTCTCAAATATTAA
- a CDS encoding YigZ family protein — protein sequence MTEALMAETTRYFIPEQALEIETEIKRSRFIAHIAHCDSSEKARQIIEQARQRYPDARHHCWAYIACPPLSSTAVRFSDDGEPSGTAGKPILNVLQHSHYGEIICVVSRYFGGIKLGAGGLIRAYSNSTQAALEQLSVQEIVELQDWQIEFSFSFESSIRHYLESIEVKLAQVEYQTLVIFQIQIEQTLIENMQQQIRNICKGEVSFVHNQ from the coding sequence ATGACTGAGGCATTAATGGCTGAAACAACGCGTTATTTCATTCCAGAGCAAGCGCTTGAAATAGAGACTGAAATTAAGCGTAGTCGGTTTATTGCTCATATAGCTCATTGTGATAGCAGCGAGAAGGCGCGACAAATTATCGAACAAGCCCGACAGCGCTATCCTGATGCACGGCATCATTGCTGGGCCTATATTGCCTGCCCTCCTCTATCATCCACTGCGGTGCGTTTTAGTGATGACGGTGAACCATCCGGCACGGCTGGTAAGCCTATTTTAAATGTCCTACAACATAGCCACTATGGCGAAATAATTTGTGTTGTCAGTCGTTATTTTGGTGGCATTAAATTAGGCGCAGGCGGCCTGATCCGTGCTTATAGCAATAGTACCCAAGCAGCACTTGAGCAATTATCGGTTCAAGAAATTGTCGAACTACAAGACTGGCAGATAGAATTTTCTTTCTCCTTTGAATCCTCTATCCGGCATTATCTTGAATCAATTGAGGTTAAGCTTGCCCAGGTAGAATATCAAACACTGGTCATATTTCAAATCCAAATTGAGCAAACACTGATTGAGAATATGCAGCAACAAATTCGTAACATCTGTAAAGGTGAGGTATCATTTGTTCATAATCAATAA
- a CDS encoding SecY-interacting protein Syd, with amino-acid sequence MGGLEKALDTEIRPEIKLFFSHYWSDQIDTIFQQGNLTLLFVWNSADMDRLIENQIGHALGKLRNKQTLTFFIACTDSDYMISVENDSGQVVLERPGYPVEKVLASDLNQFINELDYGKRHA; translated from the coding sequence TTGGGAGGCTTGGAAAAAGCCTTGGACACCGAAATACGCCCGGAAATTAAACTATTTTTTAGTCATTACTGGTCGGATCAAATTGATACTATTTTTCAACAGGGTAATTTAACACTTTTATTTGTCTGGAACAGCGCAGATATGGATCGCCTGATTGAAAATCAAATTGGCCATGCCTTGGGTAAATTACGCAATAAACAAACTCTAACTTTTTTTATTGCCTGTACTGATTCAGACTACATGATCAGTGTTGAAAATGATTCTGGTCAGGTGGTACTGGAACGCCCGGGCTATCCGGTAGAAAAAGTGCTGGCCAGTGACCTGAACCAATTCATTAATGAACTGGACTATGGAAAACGCCACGCCTAA